The following coding sequences lie in one Acropora palmata chromosome 3, jaAcrPala1.3, whole genome shotgun sequence genomic window:
- the LOC141875532 gene encoding uncharacterized protein LOC141875532 isoform X2, which yields MVGDEKKTVLRNLPDKLPEIIDAEHGDTVALIWKDFGNLYNTLSAWEPSQACVDSFFRDATEWIKLYLSLSGKVIGYKKASVTPYFHILVYHLPKFLASNTSFKSFTGQGVEKINDMVRSIYHNKSNRHDPCKEAILALKRIDHLQEFERQPNHYNKRNNNYWTSDIFDQRRKRPRLCNTSTVDDEPTTEDINIENMSVCEIKSKLKEMNISTRCRREDKLREILRRAIAENVNNDNG from the exons ATGGTGGgcgatgaaaagaaaacagttctCAGAAATTTGCCTGATAAGCTTCCTGAAATCATAGATGCAGAGCATGGTGATACTGTTGCTCTGATATGGAAG GATTTTGGCAATTTATATAATACTTTGTCAGCATGGGAGCCCAGTCAAGCCTGTGTAGATTCATTCTTTAGGGAT GCAACAGAGTGgataaagttgtatctgtcacTTTCTGGAAAGGTCATTGGTTATAAGAAAGCATCAGTAACTCCATACTTCCACATTTTGGTGTATCATTTGCCAAAATTTCTGGCCAGCAACACATcttttaaatctttcactgGTCAAGGAGTTGAAAAAATCAATGACATGGTACGCTCAATATAccacaataaaagcaataggcaTGATCCTTGTAAAGAGGCAATTCTGGCTTTGAAGAGAATTGACCATCTTCAAGAGTTTGAAAGACAACCAAATCATTACAACAAGAGAAACAATAACTACTGGACATCTGACATTTTTGACCAAAGGAGAAAGCGACCTAGACTGTGTAATACTTCCACAGTGGATGATGAACCAACAACAGAGGATATCAACATTGAAAACATGAGTGTTTgtgaaataaaaagcaaacTAAAGGAAATGAACATTTCAACTAGATGTAGGAGAGAGGATAAGCTTAGGGAAATCCTCAGGAGAGCTATTGCCGAGAatgtaaataatgataatggctAA
- the LOC141875532 gene encoding uncharacterized protein LOC141875532 isoform X3 — protein sequence MVGDEKKTVLRNLPDKLPEIIDAEHGDTVALIWKATEWIKLYLSLSGKVIGYKKASVTPYFHILVYHLPKFLASNTSFKSFTGQGVEKINDMVRSIYHNKSNRHDPCKEAILALKRIDHLQEFERQPNHYNKRNNNYWTSDIFDQRRKRPRLCNTSTVDDEPTTEDINIENMSVCEIKSKLKEMNISTRCRREDKLREILRRAIAENVNNDNG from the exons ATGGTGGgcgatgaaaagaaaacagttctCAGAAATTTGCCTGATAAGCTTCCTGAAATCATAGATGCAGAGCATGGTGATACTGTTGCTCTGATATGGAAG GCAACAGAGTGgataaagttgtatctgtcacTTTCTGGAAAGGTCATTGGTTATAAGAAAGCATCAGTAACTCCATACTTCCACATTTTGGTGTATCATTTGCCAAAATTTCTGGCCAGCAACACATcttttaaatctttcactgGTCAAGGAGTTGAAAAAATCAATGACATGGTACGCTCAATATAccacaataaaagcaataggcaTGATCCTTGTAAAGAGGCAATTCTGGCTTTGAAGAGAATTGACCATCTTCAAGAGTTTGAAAGACAACCAAATCATTACAACAAGAGAAACAATAACTACTGGACATCTGACATTTTTGACCAAAGGAGAAAGCGACCTAGACTGTGTAATACTTCCACAGTGGATGATGAACCAACAACAGAGGATATCAACATTGAAAACATGAGTGTTTgtgaaataaaaagcaaacTAAAGGAAATGAACATTTCAACTAGATGTAGGAGAGAGGATAAGCTTAGGGAAATCCTCAGGAGAGCTATTGCCGAGAatgtaaataatgataatggctAA
- the LOC141875533 gene encoding uncharacterized protein LOC141875533, whose protein sequence is MPRARPNVEYKNLHLLFSAVLYNTARKSRGKFFKVDRIVEKRKFGRTGEYLIKWNGWPMHACSWELEDHLTPDLLRSYEKPLMPDSYRLEVAGVNFYHTIVTNLKGNSTAPMEAKMDLDVQRYLWNGKGVVAEHTGYKLYYKEDFFRFTTLPENWWYYLDLHGEGKAIDFPLKMKPVLSWTPIQYIKEKGELKKAPRAPVEKLKIHICKRAINSEHDLS, encoded by the exons ATGCCTCGTGCGAGACCGAACGTGGAATATAAGAATTTACACTTGTTATTCTCTGCAGTGTTATACAACACCGCAAGGAAGTCAAgaggtaaatttttcaaagttgacAGGATTGTAGAGAAGAGGAAATTTGGGCGT ACCGGAGAATACCTCATAAAATGGAATGGATGGCCGATGCATGCCTGCAGCTGGGAGCTAGAGGACCATCTCACACCAGACTTATTACG CTCTTATGAAAAACCTTTAATGCCAGACAGCTACCGGTTGGAAGTGGCTGGTGTAAACTTCTACCACACAATAGTAACTAACCTTAAAGGGAATTCAACTGCTCCCATGGAAGCAAAGATGGACCTTGATGTACAAAGGTATTTGTGGAATGGTAAGGGTGTGGTAGCTGAACACACTGGATATAAACTTTACTACAAGGAAGACTTTTTTCGCTTCACAACACTGCCAGAAAACTGGTGGTACTATTTGGACCTTCATGGTGAGGGAAAAGCAATTGATTTCCCATTAAAAATGAAGCCTGTGCTATCCTGGACTCCGATCCAGTACATCAAGGAAAAAGGAGAGCTTAAAAAGGCACCACGTGCTCCagttgaaaaactaaaaatacacATTTGCAAGAGAGCAATCAATTCTGAGCATGACTTAAGCTAA
- the LOC141875532 gene encoding uncharacterized protein LOC141875532 isoform X1: MVGDEKKTVLRNLPDKLPEIIDAEHGDTVALIWKQDFGNLYNTLSAWEPSQACVDSFFRDATEWIKLYLSLSGKVIGYKKASVTPYFHILVYHLPKFLASNTSFKSFTGQGVEKINDMVRSIYHNKSNRHDPCKEAILALKRIDHLQEFERQPNHYNKRNNNYWTSDIFDQRRKRPRLCNTSTVDDEPTTEDINIENMSVCEIKSKLKEMNISTRCRREDKLREILRRAIAENVNNDNG; encoded by the exons ATGGTGGgcgatgaaaagaaaacagttctCAGAAATTTGCCTGATAAGCTTCCTGAAATCATAGATGCAGAGCATGGTGATACTGTTGCTCTGATATGGAAG CAGGATTTTGGCAATTTATATAATACTTTGTCAGCATGGGAGCCCAGTCAAGCCTGTGTAGATTCATTCTTTAGGGAT GCAACAGAGTGgataaagttgtatctgtcacTTTCTGGAAAGGTCATTGGTTATAAGAAAGCATCAGTAACTCCATACTTCCACATTTTGGTGTATCATTTGCCAAAATTTCTGGCCAGCAACACATcttttaaatctttcactgGTCAAGGAGTTGAAAAAATCAATGACATGGTACGCTCAATATAccacaataaaagcaataggcaTGATCCTTGTAAAGAGGCAATTCTGGCTTTGAAGAGAATTGACCATCTTCAAGAGTTTGAAAGACAACCAAATCATTACAACAAGAGAAACAATAACTACTGGACATCTGACATTTTTGACCAAAGGAGAAAGCGACCTAGACTGTGTAATACTTCCACAGTGGATGATGAACCAACAACAGAGGATATCAACATTGAAAACATGAGTGTTTgtgaaataaaaagcaaacTAAAGGAAATGAACATTTCAACTAGATGTAGGAGAGAGGATAAGCTTAGGGAAATCCTCAGGAGAGCTATTGCCGAGAatgtaaataatgataatggctAA